Genomic segment of Terriglobia bacterium:
GAGTTTTTCAACAGTCTCATCTGGTTTAGAAACGGCCCTGGCGACTCCCAATGGGCTTGGAATTTCAGCTACTTAGCGCCACAGTTTTGATGAGGTTTTTGGAACGGCAACTTCCGTGTTCCGTCATCCGACCGCGATCGGGGCGCTTGATCCAGCGGACCAGCACTTCCGAGAACCGGACTTCTGGACCCGGATAAGTTACGGTTTGCCCGTGATCCGGGCCCAACGAATGGGGCGCGCGCTCACACCGCCTTGTGATGGTCGGCCTTTCAACGTCTTCACAATGAAGAACATCGGGTGAGCTGCAGTTGCCATAAACGATGGTCTTCATGGTTCAGGCAGCATCCTCGCGAGCGCCCTTGATCAGCGTCCAGAACACGAATCCGCCCTCCCCAAGGGCTTGCGGCAGCGTTGATATCTGGGCGACGATGCTTCCGTAACCCGGGAGGAAGAAATACGTCAAGGCGTCAATCACGTACGAACACCCGGCGATGAACACCAGGACGCCGAGCAGACGGGGAAGGAAGCCGGACTTGTAGACGAGAATCCCCAGTGGCAGGAGCCACAGACCCCAATACATTACGGCCGCGTGTATTCCCTGGTTTCGCAAACCAAGGAATCCCAGTGTGAGGGCATCGAGCTGCCGTTTGTCGAAAGCGGACAGGTAGCTGGCCCCGCTCGTCAATACGAGTGGGCCAGCCAGCACCACCATGTTGACGAACCCGATCGCAACCATGCCGAACACGAACCCCACCAACAATCGGGCCTGTTTGCGGTCCACGTCCTTGAACAGGTCATACAGGACCATTGCCATCCAGATGGCAAAGACTCCGCACATCAACTCGGCGAAGACCCCGAGCCGGTACAACGCCGGGGACGCCTCAATCCGGCTCGCCGTCGCCGCCGCGTCCCCCCGGACGAAGAAGACGTAAGGGATGTACACGAGCGTGAATGCACCGGGCAGGCTCATCGCCGCGTAGAGCACGCCGCCGAGTCTGGCTGTCTGTTTGCGTGACATCACTGTTGTCTCCCGTCTTCCGTTAGTCGTCTTTCAAAACCGTAGTTGCGATAGGCGATGGTCTTAGTGAGCGATTGAATCAGCCTGCATGCCGCGCTGCGCCTGAGCAACCGCAGAACAGACCGTGAGGAGGTTATTCCACCCTAGGAATAGGGTGCGCTTCGTCCTGGAGACAGATACGAGAACCGGAGCCCGACAGTTCTA
This window contains:
- a CDS encoding DUF4386 domain-containing protein; the encoded protein is MSRKQTARLGGVLYAAMSLPGAFTLVYIPYVFFVRGDAAATASRIEASPALYRLGVFAELMCGVFAIWMAMVLYDLFKDVDRKQARLLVGFVFGMVAIGFVNMVVLAGPLVLTSGASYLSAFDKRQLDALTLGFLGLRNQGIHAAVMYWGLWLLPLGILVYKSGFLPRLLGVLVFIAGCSYVIDALTYFFLPGYGSIVAQISTLPQALGEGGFVFWTLIKGAREDAA